One Pseudonocardia sediminis DNA window includes the following coding sequences:
- a CDS encoding bifunctional RNase H/acid phosphatase has product MVIEADGGSRGNPGPAGYGAVVLDADGETVLAEVFDGLGRATNNVAEYNGLIAGLSAALELGATEVDVRMDSKLVVEQMCGRWKVKHPAMQPLAERARDLASDFDRVDYEWIPRARNSRADALANKAMDGGSSPTVASAPLGGASERADPTGATTEAISRADVVEAVAGPAVAPTTASADVAATAWTGQVGVPTRLILLRHGQTELSVHRRYSGHGDPELTELGQAQAAAAARALAERFAAQEIEIAAILSSPLRRARQTAAALAETTSAELEVRDRLIETDFGGWEGLTFSEARERDPELHARWLSSSDVEPPGGESFTAVGERVLAEKDAILTEFPGQTVVLVSHVTPIKMLLRDALGAGPSILYRLHLDLASVNVAEFYPDGGASVRLVNDTSYLAGL; this is encoded by the coding sequence CTGGTCATCGAGGCGGACGGCGGCTCGCGCGGCAACCCCGGTCCGGCCGGGTACGGCGCGGTGGTGCTCGACGCCGACGGGGAGACCGTCCTGGCCGAGGTCTTCGACGGGCTGGGTCGGGCCACGAACAACGTCGCCGAGTACAACGGACTGATCGCCGGGCTGTCCGCGGCGCTCGAGCTGGGTGCGACCGAGGTCGACGTCCGGATGGACTCCAAGCTCGTCGTCGAGCAGATGTGCGGGCGCTGGAAGGTCAAGCACCCGGCGATGCAGCCGCTCGCCGAGCGTGCCCGTGACCTGGCCTCGGACTTCGACCGCGTCGACTACGAATGGATCCCGCGGGCGCGCAACTCCCGTGCCGACGCGCTGGCGAACAAGGCGATGGACGGCGGGTCGAGCCCGACCGTGGCCTCGGCTCCACTGGGCGGCGCCTCCGAGCGCGCCGACCCGACGGGGGCCACGACCGAGGCGATCTCGCGCGCCGACGTCGTCGAGGCGGTGGCCGGGCCCGCGGTCGCGCCCACCACGGCGTCGGCCGACGTCGCGGCGACGGCGTGGACCGGCCAGGTCGGCGTGCCGACCCGGCTGATCCTGCTGCGCCACGGCCAGACCGAGCTCTCGGTGCACCGGCGCTACTCCGGGCACGGCGACCCCGAGCTGACCGAGCTGGGCCAGGCCCAGGCCGCCGCGGCCGCCCGCGCGCTGGCCGAGCGCTTCGCCGCCCAGGAGATCGAGATCGCGGCGATCCTGTCCTCGCCGCTGCGCCGGGCCCGCCAGACCGCGGCCGCGCTCGCGGAGACGACGTCGGCGGAGCTGGAGGTCCGGGACCGGCTGATCGAGACCGACTTCGGCGGCTGGGAGGGCCTCACGTTCTCCGAGGCGCGCGAGCGGGATCCGGAGCTGCACGCGCGCTGGCTGAGCAGCTCCGACGTCGAGCCGCCCGGCGGGGAGAGCTTCACCGCGGTGGGGGAACGGGTGCTCGCGGAGAAGGACGCGATCCTCACCGAGTTCCCCGGGCAGACCGTCGTTCTGGTCTCCCACGTGACCCCGATCAAGATGCTGCTGCGCGACGCGCTGGGTGCCGGGCCGTCCATCCTCTACCGGCTGCACCTGGACCTGGCGTCGGTGAACGTGGCCGAGTTCTACCCGGATGGCGGAGCGTCGGTCCGGCTCGTCAACGACACGTCCTATCTCGCGGGTCTCTGA
- a CDS encoding sulfite exporter TauE/SafE family protein — protein sequence MIDTSRPWALVFLLVAGLFAGAINAIAGGGSLLVFPALLAVGFPPLAANVTNSVAQWPGYVGLVIGARKDLPGQGRRILLTSIVAVLGSGIGSVLLLILPGQVFDAIVPILVILASLTMAVGPWIKRKIGTPGGGEARDRTPLLLTAVFLAAIYGGYFGGALGVILISTLSLFAHDSLRRLNALKGVLSLTVASVTVVVFAIGAPVDWLAVALLAPTTLVGGLLGAKIAQRMPEKALRWAVVVLGLAVGIYLFFE from the coding sequence GTGATCGACACGTCGCGGCCGTGGGCGCTGGTGTTCCTGCTCGTGGCGGGCTTGTTCGCCGGGGCGATCAACGCGATCGCCGGTGGCGGTTCGTTGCTGGTGTTCCCGGCGTTGCTGGCGGTCGGGTTCCCGCCGCTGGCGGCGAACGTCACGAACTCGGTCGCGCAGTGGCCCGGCTACGTCGGGCTCGTGATCGGCGCGCGGAAGGACCTGCCCGGGCAGGGGCGGCGGATCCTGCTGACGTCGATCGTCGCGGTCCTCGGGTCCGGGATCGGGTCGGTCCTGCTGCTGATCCTGCCCGGGCAGGTGTTCGACGCGATCGTGCCGATCCTGGTGATCCTGGCCAGCCTCACGATGGCGGTCGGGCCGTGGATCAAGCGCAAGATCGGCACCCCGGGCGGGGGCGAGGCGCGGGACCGGACCCCGCTGCTGCTGACGGCGGTGTTCCTGGCCGCGATCTACGGCGGCTACTTCGGCGGCGCGCTCGGCGTCATCCTGATCTCCACGCTGAGCCTGTTCGCGCACGACTCGCTGCGCCGGCTCAACGCGCTCAAGGGCGTCCTGTCGCTGACCGTCGCCTCGGTCACGGTGGTCGTCTTCGCGATCGGGGCTCCGGTCGACTGGCTGGCGGTCGCCCTGCTCGCCCCGACCACCCTGGTCGGCGGACTGCTCGGGGCGAAGATCGCCCAGCGGATGCCGGAGAAGGCGCTGCGCTGGGCCGTCGTCGTACTGGGTCTCGCGGTCGGCATCTACCTGTTCTTCGAATGA
- a CDS encoding SLC13 family permease: MIPLLAAVGLLVVVLLAATLRPFGLAEAVTAVPAAAIAVVTGLISPAAAWREIVELGPTVGFLAAILLLGHLADVEGVFSWLGGRLAGASRGSSQRLLGLVFVTAAGTTAVLSLDATVVLLTPVVLLTAARLRLPARPHSYACAHLSNSASGLLPVSNLTNLLAFSASGLTFLGFAGLMVAPWLVVIAVEYVVMRRFFATDLASPLVRPGPGAVATTGSDPVVSGNHCQGDDIRARPDFALAVLALTLVGFGASSAIGVEPAWVAAGGAVVLAVRVMVRREIGPVGIVRALSLPFCLFVLALGVVVAAVSSRGLADGLAALLPSTPSLLGLLAVAGIAAVLANLVNNLPATLVLLTAVGATAHPAIVLAVLLGVNIGPNLTYTGSLATLLWRRVAGDRGEPPRLGTFLALGALTVPLGLAAATVALWAVVTLTGVS; this comes from the coding sequence ATGATCCCCCTGCTGGCGGCCGTGGGGCTGCTCGTGGTGGTGCTCCTCGCGGCGACGCTGCGCCCGTTCGGTCTCGCCGAGGCCGTGACGGCGGTCCCCGCGGCCGCGATCGCCGTCGTCACCGGGTTGATCTCCCCCGCCGCCGCGTGGCGGGAGATCGTCGAGCTCGGGCCGACCGTCGGGTTCCTGGCCGCGATCCTCCTGCTCGGGCACCTAGCCGACGTCGAGGGCGTGTTCTCCTGGCTCGGCGGGCGCCTGGCCGGGGCGTCGCGCGGGAGTTCTCAGCGGCTGCTCGGACTGGTGTTCGTCACCGCCGCCGGCACGACCGCGGTGCTCAGCCTGGACGCGACGGTCGTGCTGCTGACGCCGGTCGTTTTGCTCACCGCGGCCCGTCTGCGACTCCCGGCACGGCCGCACAGCTACGCGTGCGCGCACCTGTCGAACTCCGCGTCCGGTCTGCTGCCGGTGTCGAACCTGACCAACCTGCTCGCGTTCTCCGCGTCCGGGCTGACGTTCCTCGGCTTCGCCGGGCTGATGGTGGCGCCGTGGCTCGTGGTCATCGCGGTCGAGTACGTGGTCATGCGGAGGTTCTTCGCCACCGACCTCGCCTCCCCGCTCGTCCGCCCCGGCCCCGGGGCGGTGGCGACCACGGGGTCCGACCCGGTCGTGAGCGGAAATCACTGCCAGGGCGACGATATCCGCGCACGGCCGGACTTCGCGCTGGCCGTCCTGGCGCTGACGCTGGTCGGGTTCGGGGCGTCGTCGGCGATCGGGGTGGAGCCGGCGTGGGTCGCGGCGGGCGGGGCGGTGGTGCTCGCGGTGCGGGTGATGGTCCGCCGCGAGATCGGGCCGGTCGGGATCGTGCGGGCGTTGTCGCTGCCGTTCTGCCTGTTCGTGCTGGCGCTGGGCGTCGTCGTGGCGGCGGTGAGCTCGCGCGGGCTCGCCGACGGCCTGGCCGCCCTCCTGCCCTCGACGCCGTCGCTGCTCGGACTGCTCGCGGTGGCCGGGATCGCGGCGGTGCTGGCGAACCTGGTGAACAACCTGCCCGCGACGCTGGTGCTGCTCACCGCCGTCGGCGCGACGGCACACCCGGCGATCGTGCTGGCGGTGCTGCTCGGGGTGAACATCGGCCCGAACCTGACCTACACCGGGTCACTGGCCACCCTGCTGTGGCGACGGGTGGCCGGCGACCGCGGGGAACCACCCCGGCTCGGGACGTTCCTCGCCCTCGGAGCCCTGACGGTCCCGCTCGGCCTGGCCGCCGCGACGGTCGCGCTCTGGGCCGTCGTCACCCTGACCGGGGTGTCCTGA